Proteins encoded within one genomic window of Oryza glaberrima chromosome 12, OglaRS2, whole genome shotgun sequence:
- the LOC127756579 gene encoding ribosomal protein S10, mitochondrial: MAAKIRIVMKSFMSQANKVEGVIPYAQKVGLPESRSLYTVLRSPHIDKKSREQFSMHVKKQFLVQKAETHELQKKLFWLKRLRLLGAQYELQISFKTRLDKKLLQAALSSGC, from the coding sequence ATGGCCGCCAAGATACGCATAGTGATGAAATCTTTTATGAGCCAAGCTAATAAAGTTGAAGGGGTTATTCCATACGCGCAGAAGGTTGGATTGCCTGAATCACGATCCTTGTATACTGTGCTACGATCGCCTCACATAGACAAGAAGTCGAGGGAGCAGTTCTCGATGCATGTCAAGAAACAATTTCTGGTACAGAAGGCGGAGACGCACGAGCTGCAGAAGAAGCTGTTCTGGTTGAAGCGCCTGCGCCTGCTTGGTGCTCAGTATGAACTCCAGATCAGTTTCAAGACCCGTTTGGACAAGAAGCTCCTCCAAGCTGCTTTGTCGTCAGGTTGCTAG
- the LOC127756352 gene encoding uncharacterized protein LOC127756352, producing MRLQLGNATLTVPVAGVGPGAYSALTDFQLHKATLAGEGADNLGHLLSSSCSPRLRRLGLAFVGGLAKLRLDAAGTLEELELVELPDLRRLDVDAPGLRLLRVDLFDLSFSYPDPAPVRISAPRLEALACHDMPSPAPLQFDGAAAVRHIKKLAFYYPVDDGMLHNATTIWLLKNCTAMDHLELDLVIDMPYKVSEWPIGEDMMNYVSELPSVTNLAISIYVGTGGHTIGATLTKLIAKCKNVEYISIGFNDWKIRHCSNLSCFCRQPKGWEDQKISLDHLRTVDIRNFKPSDDWIRVLQVLLANSPALDMMTVELDKTYLKEIQKEGESVQFDVPCSKGFWASVSSQPDEHGFDSVVVKYKWT from the exons ATGAGGCTCCAACTGGGCAACGCGACGCTGACGGTgccggtcgccggcgtcggcccCGGCGCCTACAGCGCGCTCACCGACTTCCAGCTCCACAAAGCGACGCTCGCCGGCGAAGGCGCCGACAACCTCGGCCACCTTCTCTCGTCGTCCTGCAGCCCGCGGCTGCGGAGGCTGGGGCTCGCGTTCGTCGGCGGCCTCGCCAAGCTCCGCCTCGACGCGGCCGGCACGCTGGAGGAGCTCGAGCTGGTGGAGCTCCCCGACCTGCGGCGGCTCGACGTCGACGCGCCGGGCCTCCGGCTGCTCCGCGTCGACCTGTTCGACCTGAGCTTCAGCTACCCCGATCCCGCCCCGGTGAGGATCTCGGCGCCGAGGCTGGAGGCGCTGGCGTGCCACGACAtgccgagcccggcgccgctgcagttcgacggcgcggcggccgtcCGCCACATCAAGAAGCTCGCCTTCTACTACCCGGTCGACGACGGTATGCTGCACAACGCCACCACCATCTGGCTCCTCAAAAACTGCACCGCCATGGATCACCTAGAGCTTGATTTAGTCATTGATATGCCATATAAAG TAAGTGAATGGCCGATAGGCGAGGACATGATGAACTATGTATCAGAACTACCCAGTGTTACCAATCTGGCAATTTCGATCTACGTTGGGACGGGAGGGCACACCATAGGAGCCACTCTAACCAAACTCATTGCAAAGTGCAAGAACGTCGAATACATCTCCATTGGCTTCAACGACTGG AAAATCAGACATTGCTCGAATCTGTCGTGCTTCTGTCGCCAGCCAAAGGGTTGGGAGGACCAGAAGATCTCACTGGATCACCTTAGGACGGTAGATATCCGCAATTTCAAGCCGAGTGATGATTGGATACGCGTGCTGCAAGTATTGCTTGCAAACTCACCGGCATTGGACATGATGACGGTGGAGCTTGACAAGACTTATTTGAAGGAGATACAGAAGGAAGGCGAGAGTGTTCAGTTTGATGTACCTTGTTCCAAAGGGTTTTGGGCCTCTGTTTCTTCGCAACCTGATGAGCATGGGTTTGATAGCGTAGTAGTCAAGTATAAGTGGACATGA
- the LOC127756353 gene encoding uncharacterized protein LOC127756353 encodes MASSNNTHDVTPPAVDADIISELNDDVLLHILGFLPSARDVARATMPSKRWRRLWPLAPALRFAVGPGSFADEHGELDREKFAVSRRDATRRYYFHDHRHEADITLSRVDGWLRFAERHVKGSFILELPLVAPVAARAPRRGEARSQAADTAATSVTDDGEAAAPADEEVVVVELPRSTRAETMSLTLGYATASVPAAAVAGAFRALTELTLQHAIIDDDGGDLRLGHLLSSPCCPRLRRLSLRHVGGVATLRLDAAAALEELRLVHLPDLRWLDVDAPGLRLLRVGDCSRLPYSDSSAMAISAPRLEVFSCESLVDPERLEFNGAAAVRRIKKLRPMSFGGRGGDDQYDANAAAVWLLKNCNAVVHLGVKLDIYVDEGHEDTIKDVPQLPSVTSLTIKAALSPARGLGRPNDIIEESKSGRYP; translated from the exons ATGGCTTCATCCAACAACACGCACGACgtgacgccgccggcggtggacgCCGACATCATCAGCGAGCTCAACGACGACGTGCTGCTTCACATCCTCGGCTTCTTGCCGTCCGCGAGAGACGtggcgcgggccaccatgccgTCGAAGCG ATGGCG CCGCCTCTGGCCTCTCGCCCCGGCGCTCCGCTTCGCCGTCGGGCCGGGCTCCTTCGCGGATGAGCACGGCGAGCTCGATCGGGAGAAGTTCGCCGTCTCTCGTCGTGACGCTACCCG GAGGTACTACTTCCACGACCATCGCCATGAAGCCGACATCACGCTGTCGCGCGTCGACGGGTGGCTCCGCTTCGCCGAGCGCCATGTGAAGGGGAGCTTCATCCTCGAGTTGCCGCTGGTGGCGCCAGTGGCGGCGAGAGCGCCGAGAAGAGGAGAGGCGAGGTCGCAAGCCGCCGACACAGCAGCGACGTCGGtgaccgacgacggcgaggcggcggcgccggcagatgaggaggtcgtcgtcgtcgagttGCCACGCTCGACGAGAGCGGAGACGATGAGCCTGACCCTCGGATACGCCACCGCCAGTGTCCcggccgccgcagtcgccggcGCGTTCCGCGCCCTCACCGAGCTGACGCTCCAGCACGCCatcatcgacgacgacggcggcgacctccggctcgGCCACCTGCTCTCGTCACCCTGCTGCCCGCGGCTGCGGAGGCTGAGCCTCAGGCACGTAGGCGGCGTCGCCACGCTGCGcctcgacgcggccgccgcgctcgaggAGCTCCGGCTGGTGCATCTGCCCGACCTGCGATGGCTCGACGTGGACGCGCCGGGGCTCCGGCTGCTCCGCGTCGGCGACTGCAGCCGCCTGCCCTATTCCGATTCCTCCGCCATGGCCATCTCGGCGCCGAGGCTGGAGGTGTTCTCGTGCGAGAGCCTCGTGGACCCGGAGCGGCTGGAGTTcaacggcgcggcggccgtcCGGCGCATCAAGAAGCTCCGGCCCATGTCGTtcggcggccgcggaggcgaCGATCAGTACGATGCTaatgccgccgccgtctggCTCCTCAAGAACTGCAACGCCGTGGTTCACCTAGGGGTGAAACTAGATATTTATGTGGACGAAG GTCACGAGGACACCATAAAGGATGTACCACAACTTCCCAGTGTTACAAGTTTGACAATAAAA GCTGCCTTGTCACCAGCCAGAGGATTGGGAAGACCAAATGATATCATTGAAGAATCtaagagtggtagatatccgtAA
- the LOC127757113 gene encoding uncharacterized protein LOC127757113 — protein sequence MGSLEEIKPMVVELASWKPAVDKAMTEMRDDLGDLRQQVERISRNPILAVKPADLPPLLPTPAVPQISVPKEEETASKGADASPGPLGHGVATMNRGKASRDDFSPTSLPAKGRGVGSGTTGFASD from the exons ATGGGATCCTTGGAGGAAATCAAGCCTATGGTGGTGGAACTCGCGAGCTGGAAGCCGGCGGTGGACAAGGCCATGACGGAGATGCGGGACGACCTTGGCGACCTGCGTCAGCAAGTGGAGCGGATATCCCGCAATCCGATTCTCGCCGTCAAGCCAGCGGATCTGCCCCCTCTTCTACCCACGCCGGCGGTGCCTCAAATCTCGGtgccgaaggaggaggagacggcttCCAAAGGGGCGGACGCGAGTCCAGGGCCGTTAGGCCACGGCGTTGCAACGATGAATCGGGGGAAGGCGTCTAGAGATGATTTCTCTCCAACATCTCTCCCGGCCAAGG GAAGAGGTGTTGGAAGCGGGACGACGGGATTCGCATCGGATTGA
- the LOC127757111 gene encoding uncharacterized protein LOC127757111 isoform X2, with translation MVVAALDGGAQRRFQHRLEVGDLAASSEPLAEGFGCGCCCWRSQRFEVAAAPQQFLGGLRLGDNASSSTGHWRSLRLASTCRRLRSGRMSRRSGFADDAPWIWASRTSKSSRSFLSPSQGHCSNVLLHYSPSPEPQYHPPQSDDG, from the exons ATGGTCGTGGCTGCGCTTGATGGAGGGGCTCAACGGCGGTTTCAACATCGCCTCGAGGTCGGGGACCTAGCGGCGTCGTCGGAGCCTCTAGCTGAGGGATTTGgctgtggctgctgctgctggaggtcCCAGCGATTTGAGGTTGCTGCGGCTCCGCAACAGTTTCTTGGAGGTCTTCGGCTTGGTGACAACGCATCGAGTTCTACGGGTCACTGGCGCAGCCTGCGGCTAG CTAGCACATGCAGAAGATTACGGAGTGGCAggatgag CAGGAGGTCAGGTTTCGCCGATGATGCGCCATGGATTTGGGCCTCCCGGACCTCAAAATCTTCAAGGTCATTTCTATCTCCCAGCCAAGGTCACTGTTCAAATGTGCTCCTCCATTACTCTCCTTCCCCAG AGCCACAATACCATCCCCCTCAATCGGATGATGG GTAG
- the LOC127757111 gene encoding uncharacterized protein LOC127757111 isoform X1, whose protein sequence is MVVAALDGGAQRRFQHRLEVGDLAASSEPLAEGFGCGCCCWRSQRFEVAAAPQQFLGGLRLGDNASSSTGHWRSLRLASTCRRLRSGRMSRRSGFADDAPWIWASRTSKSSRSFLSPSQGHCSNVLLHYSPSPEPQYHPPQSDDGCR, encoded by the exons ATGGTCGTGGCTGCGCTTGATGGAGGGGCTCAACGGCGGTTTCAACATCGCCTCGAGGTCGGGGACCTAGCGGCGTCGTCGGAGCCTCTAGCTGAGGGATTTGgctgtggctgctgctgctggaggtcCCAGCGATTTGAGGTTGCTGCGGCTCCGCAACAGTTTCTTGGAGGTCTTCGGCTTGGTGACAACGCATCGAGTTCTACGGGTCACTGGCGCAGCCTGCGGCTAG CTAGCACATGCAGAAGATTACGGAGTGGCAggatgag CAGGAGGTCAGGTTTCGCCGATGATGCGCCATGGATTTGGGCCTCCCGGACCTCAAAATCTTCAAGGTCATTTCTATCTCCCAGCCAAGGTCACTGTTCAAATGTGCTCCTCCATTACTCTCCTTCCCCAG AGCCACAATACCATCCCCCTCAATCGGATGATGG CTGCAGGTAG
- the LOC127757655 gene encoding WAT1-related protein At5g64700-like — MVKASMKPYFVAIIVQLIYTGMFVISKAAFNHGMNTYIFIFYRQAVGSLILLPAALLQRKSARQVMTLGVLIKLFFCALIGITLGVNLYHVSLKFTSATVASAVDSSLPAITFFLAVLLRTEYVKLRSSSGIAKVTSVALCLAGVFTIAFFAGPSISPINHHRAFASDAGSKTVVPRGVWIKWTFLMVVANMCWSLWIIFQAAVQKEYPDKMIVTLTQCLFSTVQSFVVAVVAERDFSKWKLRFDISLLAILYSGVMVTGVSYYLQTWCLEMRGPMFFASWTPLCFVFTIFCSSFFLGEIVHLGSILGGILLVGSLYTMLWGKSKEGNETDDVTDDDIEKSTQIYPGEQQHTTTDQDKESTLIGSAALHAQEL, encoded by the exons ATGGTGAAAGCAAGTATGAAGCCTTATTTTGTCGCCATCATCGTTCAACTGATCTACACTGGCATGTTTGTGATATCCAAGGCTGCTTTCAACCACGGGATGAACACCTACATCTTCATCTTCTATCGCCAAGCAGTTGGCTCCCTCATCTTGCTGCCTGCAGCTCTTCTACAAag GAAAAGTGCACGACAGGTCATGACACTTGGGGTGCTCATAAAGCTCTTCTTTTGTGCCTTAATCGG GATTACGCTTGGGGTAAATCTGTACCATGTAAGCCTCAAGTTCACCTCTGCAACGGTGGCATCTGCAGTAGACAGCTCACTCCCAGCCATCACCTTCTTCTTGGCAGTGCTTTTGAG GACGGAGTATGTGAAGCTGAGGAGCTCTTCAGGCATAGCCAAGGTCACTAGCGTAGCACTCTGCCTGGCTGGAGTCTTCACCATTGCCTTCTTCGCCGGCCCGTCCATAAGCCCTATCAACCATCACCGTGCCTTCGCCTCTGACGCAGGCTCGAAAACTGTAGTTCCGAGGGGTGTGTGGATCAAATGGACATTCCTTATGGTGGTCGCCAACATGTGCTGGTCTTTGTGGATCATTTTTCAG GCAGCGGTGCAAAAGGAATATCCAGATAAAATGATTGTGACTTTGACTCAATGCTTGTTCAGCACGGTGCAGTCGTTTGTCGTCGCCGTGGTTGCAGAGCGCGACTTCTCCAAATGGAAGCTAAGATTCGACATCAGCTTGCTCGCCATCCTATACTCG GGTGTTATGGTGACGGGAGTGTCCTACTACCTGCAAACGTGGTGCCTAGAGATGAGAGGCCCCATGTTCTTCGCCTCCTGGACGCCACTCTGCTTCGTGTTCACAATATTTTGCTCATCCTTCTTTCTTGGAGAGATCGTTCACCTCGGCAG CATCTTGGGTGGAATTTTACTGGTCGGAAGTCTTTACACCATGCTGTGGGGTAAGAGCAAAGAGGGCAATGAGACTGACGATGTCACCGATGACGATATTGAGAAATCTACACAGATCTACCCCGGAGAGCAACAACATACTACAACAGATCAGGACAAAGAATCGACGTTGATAGGGTCGGCAGCTTTGCACGCCCAagaactataa